The DNA window CCGAGACGGTGCGAGAAATTGCCGAGATGCGATTGGAGGACGGACGTCCGAAAGCGGCGCTCGAAGCCTACAGCCAGGCCGCCGAGCAGGGGGCAGAGCTGAAGGCCGAGGATTACTTCAAGCGCGGACAGGCCTACCAGCAGATGAACAGCTTCTCGAAGGCCCGTCAAGAGTATCGGAAGGCACTCGATGCGGACCCCGAATTTGCGCGGGCTCTCATCGGAATCGGCGACCTCTACGCTCGGGCCGTCAATGAGTGCAGTGGCGGGGAGCTCAGCCGGAAGGACAAGGCTGTGTACTGGGCGGCCGTGGACAAGTATGAGCAGGCCATCGGGGTAGATTCCTCGATTGAGTCCATTGCCAACAATAAGATCCAGAGCTACCGCAAGGTATTTCCCACGCAGGAGGACATCTTCTACCGGGAAGATTGGGAGCAGGGCGGCAGCTTCACCATCGATTACGGCTGCTACTCCTGGATCGGAGAGACGACCACTGTCCGCCAGGCACCGTAGCTTTGCATCGGAGCGGACGTACCGATCTGCGATTATGGATTGAGGACTGATCATTGAGGCCGGCGAGTGTTCGCACTCGTCGGCCTTTTTCGTTGGGGATGGGGGTTCGATCGGATCGGGACGTCCCCTTGTACTTTTCCCCCCTGTTCGCCTACATTGAGGGCGGTTTCGGAACCGGCGGACCTTGTCCGGAAACGACGACGGTCGGCCGGTGTCTCCATACGTTTTCATCACCCTGCTTCGGACGATCTCAGCACCTATGGCTTCCATTCAATCCGTCATTGCTCGTCAGATTCTGGATAGTCGCGGCAACCCTACGGTTGAGGTGGATGTGACCACCGAGGACGGCGTACTGGGCCGAGCGGCCGTGCCGAGCGGGGCGTCTACGGGGGAGTATGAGGCCGTGGAGCTCCGAGACGAAGACCCGGACCGTTTTCGAGGAAAGGGGGTCACCAAGGCCGTGCACAATGTGAACGCGACCATTGCACCGGAACTGGAGGGCCGAAGCGTACTGGAGCAGGTGGCAATTGACCGGACGCTTCTCGCGCTCGACGGGACGGAAGACAAGTCGGAGCTTGGAGCAAATGCACTGCTGGGCGTCTCCCTCGCGACCGCCAAGGCCGCTGCCGCTACGCTTGGCCTTCCGCTCTTCCGGTACGTGGGGACGGCTCGAGCCTCAACGCTGCCGGTTCCCCTCATGAACATCCTCAATGGAGGGGAGCACGCGGACAACAACGTCGACATGCAGGAATTCATGATTGCGCCGGTCGGCCCGTCGTCCTTTGCCGAGGTGCTGCGCGTTGGCGTGGAGGTCTTTCACACCCTCAGTGGTGTACTTCACGACCGGGACTATAGCACGGCGGTGGGCGATGAGGGTGGCTTTGCCCCCGATCTCCGGTCTAACGAGGAGGCAATTGAACTCGTGGTGGAGGCCATCGAGGCGGCCGGATTTACCGCGGGCGAGGACGTGTTTGTAGCCCTCGACCCTGCGACCGCCGAGATGTGTGAGGACGGCGAGTACGTGTTCTGGAAGAGCGACCCTGGCAATCCCCGCTCCTCCGAAGAGATGGTGGAGTATTGGAGCAACTGGGCCGACGAATATCCCATTCTCTCCATCGAGGACGCGATGGACGAAGACGACTGGGCGGGCTGGCAGATGCTGACGGACGCCATTGGAGACACGGTGCAACTCGTGGGGGACGACCTCTTTGTGACGAACACCGAGCGCCTTGAGCGTGGCATTGACGAGGGATGCGGCAATTCGATTCTGGTAAAACCCAACCAGATCGGGACCCTGACTGAAACCCTCGACGCGGTGGAGATGGCTCATAAGAATGGGTTCACGGCGATCCTGAGCCACCGGTCCGGGGAGACGGAGGACACGACCATAGCGGATCTGGCCGTCGCCCTCAGTACCGGACAGATCAAAACGGGATCGGCGAGCCGCAGCGACCGTGTCGCGAAGTACAACCAGTTGCTGCGTATCGAGGAGCAGCTGGGCGCAGCTGCCGAGTTTCCGGGCCTCGATGCCTTTCCGCTCACGAGCTGATTCCCGTTCACCATGCGTATTCCCTGGCCGACCTCGAAGAAGAGCCTCCGCCGCTGGCTCATCGGAGGGGGAGTGTGTGCCCTTCTCATCTGGATTGCCTTCTTCGACAGTCACAGCCTGCTCCGGCGCTACCAGTGGCACCAGGAGTACGATCGCCTCTCGACTGAGAATGAGCAGCTCCGTCAGGACATCCGGCGCCTGCGGAAAAAGCTGGACCGGCCCCTCTCCGACTCTCTTATTGAGCGGATTGCTCGAGAGGAGTACGGCATGAAACGCCCGGACGAAACCATCTACCGACTGAAGGAAAGCAAATAGAGTCTGTTCGACGGAGTGGTCGCCCGTTCGGCGAGGGGGATTGTCGTTCCACCAATACTGTCATACGCTCGTCCTGCCCGTTGTCTTATGAGTTCGTACGCCGTCGGCATTGACCTTGGAGGCACAAACCTCAAAGCGGCCCTCGTCCACCGCGAGAATGGAATTGAGGAGATTACCCAACGACCGACGGAGGCCGACCAAGGGCCTCAGCACGTCGTCGATCGCATCGCAGCTCTGGCTGATGAGTTGCGAACGCAAGCCCCTGCGGAGATTCGGGGGATTGGCATTGGGTCGCCCGGAGCCATCAACTGGGAGCGCACTACGGTCACGCGTCCGCCGAATCTACCGGGATGGGATTCGGTCAATCTTACGTCGCTGCTTCGGGAGCAGCTCGGCGACGTTGCTGTCATTCTCGAGAATGATGCAAACGTTGCGGGGCTCGGCTCAGCCTTTCATGGGGCCGGCCGCTCGGTCGATTCCTTCATCATGGTCACGCTGGGCACGGGCGTTGGTGGAGCCATCATTTACAACAATAAAATTTTCCGAGGGAGCACCGGGGGGGCGGCCGAAATTGGGCACATGACCATCGATTACGAGGGACCGTACGCCAACACGGGTGTGGCTGGGGCCATCGAAGGGTACATCGGACAGAAGTTTCTGTCCGACCATGCGCGCGACCGGCTCGTGAATTATCCGGATAGCCTTTTGCACGACCTCGTGGATGGCGACCTCGAGCAACTCAATCCTCGCATCTTGTATGAGGCCGCTAGCGAGGGAGACGAGGCTGCCGAGCGCATTCTGGCCTGGGCAGGGCACAAACTCGGATGTGTTTTGGGGGCGGCCATCAACCTGCTCGACATCCGGACCGTTGTGGTGGGCGGAGGGGTGTCCGCAGCGGGGGACTTCATTCTGGAGCCGGCACGGGAAACGTTGCCCAACTTCGTGATGCCCGGCCTGCGGGACGATGTCACCATTCGGCAGGAAGTACTGGGCAATGAGGTTAGTCTTCTGGGGGCAGCCCGCCTGGCCTTTGAGGGACGCGAGGCGCATGTTTAGTCCCAATTGGTACGTGCTGTAGTATAGGGACGTATGTGCAGATCCTTGGGGATACTCTCCTCCCCCAGGAAAACGGCACCGTCGTTGCTCTTGATTGCACTTAGTGGCCAGACTTGTTCTAGGCAATCGCGGGGGCCAGAGCCCATCCAGTTGACCAATTTAAGCCAGACTGTACTTTAGGTGGGCTCTAAGTCGGGATTGGACATCTAGATGTTCAGGAGCGACGACGAGAATCATGTCTCACGCCGCAACAGAGTCGTGCGCTCCGTCCGTCGCGCCAGTCGTTCAATGGTGTAGAGACGCACCCGTTTTCAGTTGCGCTCGTCTCCACAGCCGCTGTCGATGTTCTCGCAGCCCGAGCACAGGTCGGAGCGGATGCACGTAGCATTCGCATATGTAGCATTCGCATATAGAGCATAACGCTAGTGGTCAGTCAAGATGAGGGAGGGGGATGCCGAATTGAACACGCTGTGTTGAATGCGGCATTCTGCGGCCTGAATACAGTCTACTGGCCATCGTTCTATCGACATGGAAAACGTTGCGCACCACTAGAGCACAATGCGCAATCCCGGGCCGGAGGGGCGAACGGGGAGCCGCGTTTTTCCATAGAGTCGGCAGGGAGAGAATCTTCACCGAACCCTCTCTGCTGTTGGAAGTAGGGGGGATTCAAAGCAGTTGTGGTTCTTTGTTGCTCTTCGCCGCACCAATGGCACCGCGCGGGCCCTCAGTGACCTCGCACAACCGTTTCGACGAGACCTCCTCCCGGGGGGGGATCCGATCCGGTCTGCTCCGTTGGGGCAACCGGACGGGACGTGTGTATGATTGGGGGGAGGGCGAGCGGCAGCAGGAGCGGCATCGTCTCCGCGTCAGGCGAGTGGCACTCGCGTGTGTCTTCCTTCTCTTTGGGATTGTACAGGGCGTATCGGCTCAGCAGCGTCCCGACACTACAGCAAATCCCCCTCCGTCTCGTTCCACGTCGGCGGTCCCTGACAGTGTGCAGCAAGGAGCCTCGCGGACCGGGTCGTCCAGCAGTGCGCGACCATCGGGAATGCCGGGGACTGCGGGGGGAGAAAATGCAAACGCCGTATCCTTTTCTGCACGAGACTCATTGGTGATTCGGACTGACAGCAGCGGGGGCAACTACGGCACCTTGCACGGGAACGCTCGCATGTCCTATCAGGGGGCGTCGCTGAAGTCCCGGATCATTAAGATGAACTTCCAAACCAGTACGATGGAAGCCACGGGGCCACCCACTGATACGGCACAGGGGGGGCGTCCCGTCTTTAACCGGGGAGCAGGGCAGGGGAGCAGCGGTGGGTCGGGGGGCAGGGGAGGCGGGGCACAGTCCTTTACCGGCGAGGTGCTCTCGTATAATCTTAGCACAAAGCGGGGGCGGGTGGTGGACGCCCGCACGCAGCGGCGGGATGGATATGTGCAGGGCGGGGCGGTAAAGATGTATGAGGACAGCACTCTGTTCGTGCGAGGGGGCACCTACACAACCTGTAACTGTCCGCCGGACGTGACGCCCTCGTACTCGTTGCGCTCCAAGGAGATGAAGCTAGCGGAGAAGTGGGTGTATACCGGTCCGATTCAACTTTACCTCTTCAACGTTCCCACCCCGCTTTGGCTCCCCTTTGGGTTTCTACCCAATGTGCAGGGACGGCGAAGTGGACCGCTTCCTCCGGAGTACGGCGAGGACAATAAGGGGTTTTATCTCCAGAACTGGGGCTGGTACTTTGCCCTGAATGACTACACGGATCTGACCCTTCGGGCGAGCGTCTGGTCGAAGGGGAGTTATGAGATCCGGCCCCGCTTCCGGTATCGGAAGCGCTACGAGTACAACGGAAACTTTCAGCTTACGTACCGGCGGGTGCGCATCGGGGAGCCCGAAGACCCGAATCCCGTTCGCCGACACGAGGGCCAACTGCGCTGGAACCACAGTCAGGATCTCTCGCCGACCGCCTCATTGAACGGAGACATCAATCTCGCCACGTCGAGCGACTTTGCTCGTCGCAACAGCGACAACTACGACGATGCCGTTCGGCAGGACGTGTCCTCCTCCGTCAACTACCGCAAGAGTTGGCCGAACGGGGGGCGGCAGTTTAACCTGAACGCCAGCCAGAGTCAGCAATTTCAAAGCGGCGAGGTGCAGATGACTCTGCCGAACCTGGGCTTCTCCCAGAACTCTTTCAAGCCCTTTAAGCAGGAGCAGCGCGTAGGGGACGAGCGGTGGTACGAGAAGCTTACGACCTCCTACCAGCTCGACGTGCGGAACCGATACAACTTTACCCCGCGCGATCCACAGCAGTTGCGAGAACGCGGCGACTCGACCCTCGCAGATTCGGTGGCCCGGGCCGATATTAGCTGGTACGAGGCGCTGGGGAACCGGGAGAAGTACCGATTGGCCACCGGCGACGACCGGTTGTACGACTTCGAGGCGACCCACCGCATTCCGCTCAATATGTCGTTTCGGGTGGACCGGTACAATCTCTCGCTCTCGCCAAATGCGAGTTACAACTCCACCTGGTACCTCAACACCGTGCGCCGCTTTGCAGAGCGGGATTCCACAGGCGGGGTCGGGGAAATCAAGAAGCGCACGGTTCCGGGCTTCTACGCCCGCCGCAACTTTAACACGTCGTTTTCGGCGAGCACAGAGCTCTTTGGGACGTTTCCCGTGGGCGTGGGTCCGTTTCAGGGCCTGCGCCACCGTCTCAATCCGTCCTTGTCGATGAACTACCAGCCCAACTTCAATGCGCCGTTCTGGGGGCGAACACGGCTCCTTCGGTTCAAGGATGGCACCCCAGTGCCCCCCGACTCAGTGCAAGGGGGGCGCCGGTACGACATTGTCGGGGGGAATTTCGTTCGCAACAGCACAAAGCAGTGGAGCCTCAACTTCTCGCTCCGCAATGTTTTCGAGACCAAGCGCATTCGCTCCGATACCACGTCCAGGCAGCGCTCGGAGACGGTCCAACTGCTAAATCTGGACATCACTGGTCTCTCGTATAATTTTGCTGCCGACTCCTTTCGGGTGGGCAATAACATTGGCCTGAACGCTCGTACGAAGATCGATCCGTTCAATATCTCTGTGCAGTCGAGCTTCTCGCCTTATGCCCTTCGGGCCCGGTCGCGGGGCGACCAGCGTACGTTTCGGCGTATCGATCGGCTCATGGTGGCGGAACGTCCACTCACGCCGGTGCGCCTGACGAGATTCGATGTGAGCATGAGTGCCGACTTTTCGGGTGGCGATCAAGGGGGGCGCCGGCAATCCCAGCGGGGGCGGCGAAGCGGACAAGGATCGCAGAGGCGAGGGCAGGATCCGTCGTCCGCGCAGATCACCGAGCTAAGTTTGCCCTGGAGTCTAAATTTCAACTTTAACTATGGACTCCAGAAACCCCGGAAAAAGGTTACGAATCGTACGGCAACGCTCGGGGTAAGCTTTACACTGAACGTGACGCCGCTTTGGCGGGTGCGAGGCAACACGGGCTACGACTTTATTCAAGGAGAGCTTTCAACGACTCGGATTAACATCGGGCGCAGCCTGGGATGTTGGAATATGTCGTTCCACTGGGTGCCGTTCGGTCGATATCAGAAGTACGGCTTCAACCTTCAGGTTAGCAGTGGGCAGCTGTCGCAACTGCTCCAACTCCAGATTCCGAACCAGGGCGGCGAGGGGCGGCTTGGAGGCTTTGGACAGCAGCTTCGCGGCACGGTGCAGGGCGCTGCGGGGGCTGGGGGCATGGGAGGAG is part of the Salinibacter sp. 10B genome and encodes:
- the eno gene encoding phosphopyruvate hydratase yields the protein MASIQSVIARQILDSRGNPTVEVDVTTEDGVLGRAAVPSGASTGEYEAVELRDEDPDRFRGKGVTKAVHNVNATIAPELEGRSVLEQVAIDRTLLALDGTEDKSELGANALLGVSLATAKAAAATLGLPLFRYVGTARASTLPVPLMNILNGGEHADNNVDMQEFMIAPVGPSSFAEVLRVGVEVFHTLSGVLHDRDYSTAVGDEGGFAPDLRSNEEAIELVVEAIEAAGFTAGEDVFVALDPATAEMCEDGEYVFWKSDPGNPRSSEEMVEYWSNWADEYPILSIEDAMDEDDWAGWQMLTDAIGDTVQLVGDDLFVTNTERLERGIDEGCGNSILVKPNQIGTLTETLDAVEMAHKNGFTAILSHRSGETEDTTIADLAVALSTGQIKTGSASRSDRVAKYNQLLRIEEQLGAAAEFPGLDAFPLTS
- a CDS encoding septum formation initiator family protein; translation: MRIPWPTSKKSLRRWLIGGGVCALLIWIAFFDSHSLLRRYQWHQEYDRLSTENEQLRQDIRRLRKKLDRPLSDSLIERIAREEYGMKRPDETIYRLKESK
- a CDS encoding ROK family protein, with the protein product MSSYAVGIDLGGTNLKAALVHRENGIEEITQRPTEADQGPQHVVDRIAALADELRTQAPAEIRGIGIGSPGAINWERTTVTRPPNLPGWDSVNLTSLLREQLGDVAVILENDANVAGLGSAFHGAGRSVDSFIMVTLGTGVGGAIIYNNKIFRGSTGGAAEIGHMTIDYEGPYANTGVAGAIEGYIGQKFLSDHARDRLVNYPDSLLHDLVDGDLEQLNPRILYEAASEGDEAAERILAWAGHKLGCVLGAAINLLDIRTVVVGGGVSAAGDFILEPARETLPNFVMPGLRDDVTIRQEVLGNEVSLLGAARLAFEGREAHV
- a CDS encoding putative LPS assembly protein LptD — its product is MIRTDSSGGNYGTLHGNARMSYQGASLKSRIIKMNFQTSTMEATGPPTDTAQGGRPVFNRGAGQGSSGGSGGRGGGAQSFTGEVLSYNLSTKRGRVVDARTQRRDGYVQGGAVKMYEDSTLFVRGGTYTTCNCPPDVTPSYSLRSKEMKLAEKWVYTGPIQLYLFNVPTPLWLPFGFLPNVQGRRSGPLPPEYGEDNKGFYLQNWGWYFALNDYTDLTLRASVWSKGSYEIRPRFRYRKRYEYNGNFQLTYRRVRIGEPEDPNPVRRHEGQLRWNHSQDLSPTASLNGDINLATSSDFARRNSDNYDDAVRQDVSSSVNYRKSWPNGGRQFNLNASQSQQFQSGEVQMTLPNLGFSQNSFKPFKQEQRVGDERWYEKLTTSYQLDVRNRYNFTPRDPQQLRERGDSTLADSVARADISWYEALGNREKYRLATGDDRLYDFEATHRIPLNMSFRVDRYNLSLSPNASYNSTWYLNTVRRFAERDSTGGVGEIKKRTVPGFYARRNFNTSFSASTELFGTFPVGVGPFQGLRHRLNPSLSMNYQPNFNAPFWGRTRLLRFKDGTPVPPDSVQGGRRYDIVGGNFVRNSTKQWSLNFSLRNVFETKRIRSDTTSRQRSETVQLLNLDITGLSYNFAADSFRVGNNIGLNARTKIDPFNISVQSSFSPYALRARSRGDQRTFRRIDRLMVAERPLTPVRLTRFDVSMSADFSGGDQGGRRQSQRGRRSGQGSQRRGQDPSSAQITELSLPWSLNFNFNYGLQKPRKKVTNRTATLGVSFTLNVTPLWRVRGNTGYDFIQGELSTTRINIGRSLGCWNMSFHWVPFGRYQKYGFNLQVSSGQLSQLLQLQIPNQGGEGRLGGFGQQLRGTVQGAAGAGGMGGGSRF